In Rhodanobacter denitrificans, a single window of DNA contains:
- a CDS encoding UvrD-helicase domain-containing protein — translation MTAAALPPLDWRAMPLHGRVLIEASAGTGKTWNIGVIYLRLLLERGLRVEQILVTTFTDAAAQELRERLRRRLVEAERLLEAAARDAASVDPLESWLAALCPDADSVRLALRRIQLARSDLDRAPVSTIHALCQRIQRDYPLQSGAAFADDQLFDEQQLMRECVEDFWRRRYLTGAVDPREAELLLKDGPEGLLRDLGGLANSADARIEAGGLAELERQLDALCTDASIAELRRLAGDKSLYAPRKTALSNRLGKIADALQSNDEETLAARLDKTFEPDAVLEQEAPESTEPLNTHPLIKALQALRPLLGLRDVFTRGAVLADAAQACREEMPRRARQRHVLTFSMLIDAVYQRLCGEAADAVLADRLFDAFPVALIDEFQDTDQRQFAIFERIYRERGTLVMIGDPKQAIYSFRGGDIAAYLRAGAQAGQRFSLGTNHRSSRALVEALNAWYGHTEGGFGQLPIRYQPVAPAGKADGQPYTVDGQPVAQPLVFHPFHGDALDKKGKPLDALGDLEALALDDCANRIAELLNDPRQAIGGRPVTPGDVAVLLSTNNQVVALRQRLVARGVPCVGSGRGNIFAGEVARELELILYAVLHADDDQAVRGALATTLLGATLEQFHAWQAQPAAFERELERFEAWRALVRSRGVLALVGELLAARATALLALPEGERVLTDLRHLGELLAAEEGARQGLDGLYAWLQEMRREGGDGDAEAADERQLRIESDARRVQLLTIHASKGLEFPLVFLPLAWRIRSQGGSYAPKLLRYHDDAGQRCVDLGSAHFVEHCARHFREELEERLRLLYVALTRTVHAVHVYWVDRGPLPDGDAQTWEWAAIDLLLEQARQKLALPAGEASLDAMAAALGGMRLAAPFADTFTRYRPPAEAPAPRAAQAPLPALRPFQWLHSFSGLTRHAAAVLIDDSGSADETGAEEPVVEADEVVEDGRLLALHPLRGPRFGDAVHQVFELAQPGPLWPDQRQLLHRQLGAQAVAAPHLAHEEALERVGRMIDRARQADLGGGLRLLDLAPKQRIAEFEFQFPVRQVPLATLRRICAAHGHADAIPASLDATTLNGMLTGFADLIFAWDGRFHVLDYKTNWLGARLGDYRGEPLDAAMAAHHYPLQALLYTVALHRYLRQRMDGYTAERQLGESWYLFVRALGLAPGLGVWRRRWPAALVEALDDAFAGAQEAAA, via the coding sequence ATGACCGCCGCCGCCCTGCCCCCGCTCGACTGGCGCGCCATGCCGCTGCACGGGCGCGTGCTGATCGAGGCCAGTGCCGGCACCGGCAAGACCTGGAACATCGGCGTGATCTACCTGCGCCTGCTGCTCGAACGCGGGCTGCGGGTGGAGCAGATCCTGGTGACCACCTTCACCGACGCCGCCGCGCAGGAACTGCGCGAGCGCCTGCGCCGGCGCCTGGTCGAGGCCGAGCGTCTGCTCGAAGCCGCCGCGCGCGACGCGGCCAGCGTCGATCCGCTGGAAAGCTGGCTGGCCGCGCTGTGCCCCGACGCCGACAGCGTCCGCCTCGCGCTGCGCCGGATCCAGCTGGCCCGCAGCGACCTCGACCGCGCGCCGGTGTCGACCATCCACGCGCTGTGCCAGCGCATCCAGCGCGACTACCCGCTGCAGAGCGGCGCCGCGTTCGCCGACGACCAGCTGTTCGACGAGCAGCAGCTGATGCGCGAATGCGTGGAAGACTTCTGGCGCCGCCGCTACCTCACCGGCGCGGTCGACCCGCGCGAGGCCGAGCTGCTGCTGAAGGACGGGCCGGAAGGCCTGCTGCGCGACCTCGGCGGGCTGGCCAACAGCGCCGACGCGCGCATCGAGGCCGGTGGCCTGGCCGAACTCGAACGGCAGCTCGACGCCTTGTGCACCGATGCAAGCATCGCCGAACTGCGGCGACTCGCCGGCGACAAATCGCTCTACGCCCCACGCAAGACGGCTCTCTCGAACCGGCTCGGCAAGATCGCCGACGCCTTGCAAAGCAACGATGAGGAAACCCTGGCCGCCAGGCTCGACAAGACTTTCGAGCCGGATGCCGTACTCGAACAGGAAGCACCGGAAAGCACCGAACCACTCAACACCCATCCCCTGATCAAGGCCCTGCAGGCACTGCGCCCGCTGCTCGGCCTGCGCGACGTGTTCACCCGCGGCGCCGTGCTCGCCGACGCCGCGCAAGCCTGCCGCGAGGAAATGCCGCGCCGCGCGCGCCAGCGCCACGTGCTGACCTTCTCCATGCTCATCGATGCGGTGTACCAGCGACTGTGCGGCGAGGCAGCCGACGCGGTGCTGGCCGACCGCCTGTTCGACGCCTTCCCGGTCGCCCTGATCGACGAGTTCCAGGACACCGACCAGCGCCAGTTCGCGATCTTCGAGCGGATCTACCGCGAGCGCGGCACGCTGGTGATGATCGGCGATCCCAAGCAGGCCATCTACAGTTTCCGCGGCGGCGACATCGCCGCCTACCTGCGCGCCGGCGCACAGGCCGGCCAGCGCTTCTCGCTGGGCACTAACCATCGCTCCAGCCGCGCCCTGGTGGAAGCGCTGAACGCCTGGTACGGCCACACCGAAGGCGGCTTCGGCCAGCTGCCGATCCGCTACCAGCCGGTCGCGCCGGCCGGCAAGGCGGACGGGCAGCCGTACACCGTCGACGGCCAGCCGGTGGCGCAGCCGCTGGTGTTCCACCCGTTCCACGGTGACGCGCTCGACAAGAAAGGCAAGCCGCTGGACGCGCTCGGCGACCTCGAGGCGCTGGCGCTGGACGATTGCGCCAACCGCATCGCGGAACTGCTCAACGACCCGCGCCAGGCGATCGGTGGCCGCCCGGTGACGCCCGGCGACGTCGCCGTGCTGCTGTCCACCAACAACCAGGTCGTGGCGCTGCGCCAGCGGCTGGTCGCGCGCGGGGTGCCCTGCGTGGGCAGCGGCCGCGGCAACATCTTCGCCGGCGAAGTCGCGCGAGAGCTGGAGCTGATCCTGTACGCCGTGCTGCACGCCGACGACGACCAGGCCGTGCGCGGCGCGCTGGCCACCACCCTGCTCGGCGCCACGCTGGAGCAGTTCCACGCGTGGCAGGCGCAGCCCGCCGCGTTCGAGCGCGAGCTGGAACGCTTCGAGGCGTGGCGCGCGCTGGTGCGCAGCCGCGGCGTGCTGGCGCTGGTCGGTGAACTGCTGGCCGCGCGCGCCACCGCCTTGCTGGCGCTGCCGGAAGGCGAGCGCGTGCTCACCGACCTGCGCCACCTCGGCGAGCTGCTCGCCGCGGAAGAAGGCGCGCGGCAAGGACTGGACGGCCTGTACGCCTGGCTGCAGGAGATGCGCCGCGAAGGCGGCGACGGCGACGCCGAGGCGGCCGACGAACGCCAGCTGCGCATCGAGAGCGACGCCCGCCGCGTGCAGCTGCTGACCATCCACGCCAGCAAGGGGCTGGAGTTTCCCCTCGTGTTCCTGCCGCTGGCGTGGCGCATCCGCAGCCAGGGCGGCAGCTATGCGCCGAAGCTGCTGCGCTACCACGACGATGCCGGCCAGCGCTGCGTGGATCTGGGCTCAGCGCATTTCGTCGAACACTGCGCGCGCCATTTCCGCGAGGAGCTGGAGGAGCGCCTGCGCCTGCTCTACGTGGCGCTGACCCGCACCGTGCACGCCGTGCACGTGTACTGGGTCGACCGCGGCCCGCTGCCCGATGGCGATGCACAGACCTGGGAATGGGCCGCGATCGACCTGCTGCTGGAGCAAGCCCGGCAGAAGCTGGCACTGCCCGCGGGCGAAGCCTCGCTCGACGCCATGGCCGCGGCACTCGGCGGCATGCGCCTGGCCGCGCCGTTCGCCGATACCTTCACCCGCTACCGGCCGCCGGCCGAAGCCCCCGCGCCGCGCGCCGCCCAGGCGCCGTTGCCGGCATTGCGGCCGTTCCAGTGGCTGCACAGCTTCAGCGGGCTGACCCGCCATGCCGCCGCCGTGCTGATCGACGACAGCGGCAGTGCCGACGAAACCGGCGCGGAAGAGCCGGTGGTCGAAGCGGACGAGGTGGTCGAAGATGGCCGCCTGCTCGCGCTGCATCCGTTGCGCGGCCCGCGCTTCGGCGACGCCGTGCACCAGGTGTTCGAGCTGGCGCAGCCCGGCCCGCTGTGGCCCGACCAGCGCCAGCTGCTGCACCGCCAGCTCGGCGCGCAGGCGGTCGCCGCGCCGCATCTGGCGCACGAGGAAGCGCTCGAACGCGTGGGCCGGATGATCGACCGCGCGCGCCAGGCCGACCTGGGCGGCGGCCTGCGCCTGCTCGACCTGGCGCCGAAGCAGCGCATCGCCGAGTTCGAGTTCCAGTTCCCGGTGCGGCAGGTGCCGCTGGCGACACTGCGTCGGATCTGCGCGGCCCACGGCCACGCCGACGCGATCCCGGCCAGCCTGGATGCCACCACGCTGAACGGCATGCTGACCGGCTTCGCCGACCTGATCTTCGCCTGGGACGGCCGCTTCCACGTGCTCGACTACAAGACCAACTGGCTCGGCGCGCGGCTGGGCGACTACCGGGGCGAGCCGCTCGATGCGGCCATGGCCGCGCACCACTACCCGCTGCAGGCGCTGCTCTACACCGTGGCGCTGCACCGCTACCTGCGTCAGAGAATGGACGGCTATACGGCCGAACGCCAGCTCGGCGAAAGCTGGTACCTGTTCGTGCGCGCGCTGGGGCTGGCGCCCGGGCTGGGCGTATGGCGGCGGCGCTGGCCGGCGGCGCTGGTCGAGGCGCTCGACGATGCCTTCGCCGGCGCGCAGGAGGCCGCGGCATGA
- the recC gene encoding exodeoxyribonuclease V subunit gamma — translation MLCGLRRPGQEGMRDNPDGLIVHRGSRTERLADALALQLEAQRPANPLAAQTVVVAHPGLRRWLLGHLAQRRGPHGGHGIAANLEMILPWQWFERAARRALGDEALIGGAYRHELLRWRLLMALPALQAPEVAAYLSGDDAARRSFQLAEHLAGLYTQYLIYRPDWILDWEQHPARHAGDWQAALWQRLRAAIPRPHRAQRSAALLQALRTGNALAGEPPLHVFGVSHLPPDVLAALQATALHAPVHLYFPDPCREHWVYLRRQRFLLTHADDPEALYYEVGHPLLVALGRIAQDFCLTLDECDALDERDPLDEAEPLDDATSLLARLQSSIRCLQPELVGAPIRAQQVDGAALEDILPALRHDASLRVHVCHTRLRELEVLKNALLRCLADDPSLQHRDIVVMAPDIGAYAPYLAAVFGEPAQYRHDPLHLPWHLADVGLAHAHPLMSAFAQVLDLAESRFTVSEVLNFLDVPAVARRFALDAGGRDALERWLRRARVAWGLDAAMKAEAGAAAVDANSWQFGFDRMYAGLIAGQDGGDGLLDGILPLEGVAGNAVEALGQLDRLLGELRQLRHAFAGARPLAAWSAWLLERLEALFLADPRDAAEQNALDALRRLVAGLAGQAAEAGIDTLLPWSVVREALRGALEVVPERQAFLLGGVTFCGLVPQRSIPFRVVCLLGMNEGEFPRPGHDAGLNQILAQPRRGDRDTRSEDRYLFLEALMSARDALHVSYVGEGMRDGKPRNPAAPLAELLQFLDEQHGLAGDETAERPWRVRHPLQPFDARYYERDAEGQPRHDPRLFSYEPAFLAAASISAGTPPFLDAPATTPETGAGEITLGTLRRFWRDPARDALLRGQGISLQALDDRGWPDREPLETPLEKIERVDHRLLFDALAAGRAELPAEPPAWLARSGMLAGGAVGERTWTQLRDALRPLLAQAQPLFADAGAQAQPQAIELDLGDGLRLSGTVDRVFRGADGMLLWFDARPGRAANLKDLLDFYLDWACLQLARAGDGAPLQATLLEQVRRTQGGSSVLVAQAAGMLDTIRAQEGEQLRHGLRRLVEAYRAAAQRPLLFFPRAAQAWAGNEPENRLARAAAAWEGDGFNPGERDYAPGYAALLSRGLELFDVESPAHRAFVAATELVCGVLDPQRTTLMKVTQDTQP, via the coding sequence ATGCTGTGCGGGTTGCGTCGACCGGGGCAGGAAGGCATGAGGGACAACCCAGACGGGCTGATCGTCCACCGCGGCAGCCGCACCGAGCGGCTGGCCGACGCGCTGGCGCTGCAGCTCGAAGCACAGCGCCCGGCCAATCCGCTGGCCGCGCAGACCGTGGTGGTGGCGCACCCGGGGTTGCGGCGCTGGCTGCTCGGCCACCTGGCGCAACGCCGTGGCCCGCATGGCGGCCATGGCATCGCCGCCAACCTCGAGATGATCCTGCCGTGGCAGTGGTTCGAGCGCGCGGCGCGCCGGGCGCTGGGCGACGAGGCGCTGATCGGCGGCGCCTACCGGCACGAGTTGCTGCGCTGGCGCCTGCTGATGGCGCTGCCCGCGCTGCAGGCGCCGGAAGTGGCGGCCTACCTGTCCGGCGACGACGCGGCGCGGCGCAGCTTCCAGCTCGCCGAGCACTTGGCCGGCCTGTACACCCAGTACCTGATCTACCGGCCGGACTGGATCCTCGACTGGGAACAGCACCCCGCACGGCACGCCGGCGACTGGCAGGCCGCGCTGTGGCAGCGGCTGCGCGCCGCCATCCCGCGGCCGCACCGCGCGCAGCGCAGTGCCGCCCTGCTGCAGGCCCTGCGTACCGGCAATGCGCTGGCCGGCGAGCCGCCGCTGCACGTGTTCGGCGTCAGCCACCTGCCGCCGGACGTGCTGGCGGCACTGCAGGCGACCGCGCTGCACGCGCCAGTGCACCTGTATTTTCCCGACCCCTGCCGCGAGCACTGGGTCTACCTGCGCCGGCAACGCTTCCTGCTCACCCACGCGGACGACCCGGAGGCGCTGTACTACGAGGTCGGCCACCCGCTGCTGGTCGCCCTCGGTCGCATCGCGCAGGATTTCTGCCTCACCCTGGACGAGTGCGATGCGCTCGACGAGCGCGACCCGCTCGACGAGGCCGAACCGCTCGACGACGCCACCTCGCTGCTCGCCCGGCTGCAGTCGAGCATCCGCTGCCTGCAGCCGGAGCTGGTCGGCGCGCCGATCCGCGCGCAACAGGTGGACGGGGCGGCGCTGGAGGACATCCTGCCCGCGCTGCGCCACGACGCCAGCCTGCGCGTGCACGTCTGCCACACCCGCCTGCGCGAACTGGAAGTGCTGAAGAACGCCCTGCTGCGCTGCCTCGCCGACGACCCCAGCCTGCAGCACCGCGACATCGTGGTGATGGCGCCGGACATCGGCGCCTACGCGCCGTACCTCGCCGCGGTGTTCGGCGAGCCGGCGCAGTACCGGCACGACCCGCTGCACCTGCCCTGGCACCTGGCCGATGTCGGGCTGGCGCATGCGCACCCGCTGATGAGCGCGTTCGCGCAGGTGCTGGACCTGGCCGAGAGCCGCTTCACGGTCAGCGAGGTGCTGAACTTCCTCGACGTGCCGGCGGTGGCGCGGCGCTTCGCGCTCGACGCCGGCGGGCGCGACGCGCTGGAACGCTGGCTGCGCCGCGCCCGCGTGGCCTGGGGCCTGGATGCCGCGATGAAGGCCGAGGCCGGCGCAGCAGCAGTCGACGCGAACTCGTGGCAGTTCGGCTTCGACCGCATGTACGCCGGGCTGATCGCGGGCCAGGACGGCGGCGACGGCCTGCTCGATGGCATCCTGCCGCTGGAAGGCGTCGCCGGCAACGCGGTGGAGGCGCTGGGCCAGCTCGACCGCCTGCTCGGCGAACTGCGCCAGCTGCGCCACGCCTTCGCCGGCGCGCGTCCGCTGGCCGCATGGAGCGCGTGGCTGCTGGAGCGGCTCGAAGCGCTGTTCCTCGCCGACCCGCGCGACGCCGCCGAACAGAACGCGCTCGACGCCCTGCGCCGGCTCGTCGCCGGCCTCGCCGGCCAGGCCGCCGAGGCCGGCATCGACACCCTGCTGCCGTGGAGCGTGGTGCGCGAGGCGCTGCGCGGCGCGCTCGAGGTGGTGCCGGAACGCCAGGCCTTCCTGCTCGGCGGGGTGACCTTCTGCGGGCTGGTGCCGCAGCGCTCGATCCCGTTCCGCGTGGTCTGCCTGCTCGGCATGAACGAAGGCGAGTTCCCGCGCCCCGGCCACGACGCCGGCCTCAACCAGATCCTCGCCCAGCCGCGCCGCGGCGACCGCGACACGCGCAGCGAGGATCGCTACCTGTTCCTGGAAGCGCTGATGTCGGCGCGCGACGCGCTGCACGTGAGCTACGTCGGCGAAGGCATGCGCGACGGCAAGCCGCGCAACCCCGCCGCACCGCTGGCCGAGCTGCTGCAGTTCCTCGACGAACAGCACGGCCTCGCCGGTGACGAAACAGCCGAGCGGCCGTGGCGCGTGCGCCACCCGCTGCAGCCGTTCGACGCGCGCTACTACGAGCGTGATGCCGAGGGCCAACCCCGGCACGATCCGCGGCTGTTCTCGTACGAGCCGGCGTTCCTCGCCGCCGCATCGATCAGCGCCGGCACGCCGCCCTTCCTCGACGCGCCGGCGACCACGCCGGAAACCGGGGCCGGCGAGATCACCCTCGGCACGCTCAGGCGCTTCTGGCGCGACCCCGCGCGGGACGCCCTGCTGCGCGGCCAGGGCATCAGCCTGCAGGCGCTGGACGACCGCGGCTGGCCGGATCGCGAGCCGCTGGAGACGCCGCTGGAAAAAATCGAGCGGGTCGACCACCGCCTGCTGTTCGACGCGCTCGCCGCCGGCCGCGCCGAACTGCCCGCCGAACCGCCGGCATGGCTCGCCCGCTCCGGCATGCTGGCCGGCGGCGCGGTCGGCGAGCGGACCTGGACGCAACTGCGCGACGCGCTGCGCCCCCTGCTGGCGCAGGCGCAGCCGCTGTTCGCCGACGCCGGCGCGCAGGCGCAGCCCCAGGCGATCGAGCTGGACCTCGGCGACGGCCTGCGCCTGAGCGGCACGGTCGACCGCGTATTCCGCGGCGCCGACGGCATGCTGCTGTGGTTCGACGCCCGCCCGGGGCGCGCCGCCAACCTGAAGGACCTGCTGGACTTCTACCTCGACTGGGCCTGCCTGCAACTGGCCCGTGCCGGCGACGGCGCGCCCCTGCAGGCCACGCTGCTGGAGCAGGTCCGGCGCACGCAAGGCGGCAGCAGCGTGCTGGTGGCCCAGGCGGCGGGCATGCTCGACACCATCCGCGCGCAGGAGGGCGAGCAACTGCGCCACGGCCTGCGCCGCCTGGTCGAGGCGTATCGGGCCGCCGCACAGCGGCCGCTGCTGTTCTTCCCGCGCGCCGCGCAGGCCTGGGCCGGCAACGAGCCAGAGAACCGCCTGGCCAGGGCGGCCGCGGCGTGGGAAGGCGACGGCTTCAACCCCGGCGAACGCGACTACGCGCCCGGCTACGCGGCCCTGCTCAGCCGCGGCCTGGAGCTGTTCGACGTGGAGAGCCCGGCCCATCGCGCCTTCGTCGCCGCCACCGAGCTGGTCTGCGGCGTGCTCGACCCGCAGCGCACGACCTTGATGAAAGTCACGCAGGACACCCAGCCATGA
- a CDS encoding YciI family protein, translated as MRCMVIVKASPDSEAGVMPSEPLLTAMGQYNEELVKAGIMLAGEGLQPSSKGVRVKFSGRARTVTDGPFAETRELIAGFWLWQVKSMQEAIEWLKRAPFDDDAEIEIRQVFEAEDFGTELTPELREQEERLRAQLATKT; from the coding sequence ATGCGCTGCATGGTGATAGTGAAGGCGAGCCCGGACTCGGAAGCCGGCGTGATGCCCAGCGAGCCACTGCTGACCGCGATGGGCCAATACAACGAGGAGCTGGTGAAGGCCGGCATCATGCTCGCGGGCGAGGGCCTGCAACCCAGTTCGAAGGGCGTGCGGGTGAAGTTCTCGGGCCGCGCGCGCACGGTGACCGACGGGCCGTTCGCGGAAACCAGGGAGCTGATTGCCGGCTTCTGGCTGTGGCAGGTGAAGTCGATGCAGGAGGCGATCGAATGGCTCAAGCGTGCGCCGTTCGACGACGATGCCGAGATCGAGATCCGCCAGGTTTTCGAGGCCGAGGATTTCGGCACCGAGCTCACCCCCGAACTGCGCGAACAGGAGGAACGGCTGCGCGCGCAGCTCGCCACGAAGACATGA
- a CDS encoding RNA polymerase sigma factor: protein MSATDTHRTIDAVWRIESARLIAGLARMLRDVGLAEELAQDALVVALEQWPQSGVPDNPGAWLMTTAKHRAIDRLRRSKLLERKHEQLMHELEHEQEHARAADEAALDDPFGDDLLRLIFTACHPLLSMEARVALTLRLLGGLTTEEIARAFLVPEPTIAQRIVRAKRSLAKAAVAYEVPRGEEIAARLSSVLGVIYLIFNEGYSATAGDDWMRPALCEDALRLGRVLAGLMPREPEVHGLVALMELQASRSRARVDACGEPILLLEQDRSLWDRLLIHRGLAALERAGKLGGALGPYALQAAIAACHARAFTGEETDWPGIAALYRTLARVMPSPVVELNRAVAVGMAGGAVAGLELVDALVDEPSLKRYHLLPAVRGDLLVRLGRVDEARREFERAAALAMNRRERELMRKRAQACGESTSSG, encoded by the coding sequence ATGAGCGCGACCGACACCCATCGCACCATCGACGCCGTCTGGCGGATCGAATCGGCCCGGTTGATCGCCGGCCTCGCCCGCATGCTGCGCGACGTCGGCCTGGCCGAGGAGCTGGCGCAGGACGCGCTGGTGGTGGCGCTGGAGCAGTGGCCGCAGAGCGGCGTGCCGGACAACCCCGGCGCGTGGCTGATGACCACCGCGAAGCATCGCGCGATCGACCGGCTGCGCCGCAGCAAGCTGCTCGAACGCAAGCACGAACAACTGATGCACGAGCTGGAACACGAGCAGGAACATGCAAGAGCCGCCGACGAGGCGGCGCTGGACGATCCGTTCGGCGACGACCTGCTGCGGCTGATCTTCACCGCCTGCCACCCGCTGCTGTCGATGGAGGCGCGCGTGGCGCTGACCCTGCGCCTGCTCGGCGGCCTGACCACGGAGGAGATCGCGCGCGCCTTCCTGGTGCCCGAGCCGACCATCGCGCAGCGCATCGTGCGCGCCAAGCGCAGCCTGGCCAAGGCCGCGGTGGCCTACGAGGTGCCCCGCGGCGAGGAGATTGCCGCACGCCTTTCCTCGGTGCTCGGGGTGATCTACCTGATCTTCAACGAGGGCTATTCGGCCACCGCCGGCGACGACTGGATGCGCCCGGCCTTGTGCGAGGACGCCCTGCGCCTGGGCCGGGTACTGGCCGGCCTGATGCCGCGCGAACCCGAAGTGCATGGCCTGGTGGCGCTGATGGAGCTGCAGGCCTCGCGGTCGCGCGCGCGGGTGGATGCATGCGGCGAGCCGATCCTGCTGCTGGAGCAGGACCGGTCATTGTGGGACCGGCTGCTGATCCACCGCGGCCTGGCCGCGCTGGAGCGGGCCGGGAAGCTGGGCGGCGCGCTGGGGCCGTATGCGCTGCAGGCGGCGATCGCCGCCTGCCACGCGCGCGCCTTCACCGGCGAGGAGACCGATTGGCCTGGCATCGCGGCGCTGTATCGAACCCTAGCCCGGGTGATGCCCTCGCCTGTCGTGGAACTCAACCGCGCGGTGGCTGTGGGCATGGCCGGCGGCGCGGTGGCGGGTCTGGAACTGGTCGATGCGCTGGTCGACGAGCCGAGCCTCAAGCGATACCACCTGCTGCCCGCGGTGCGCGGCGACCTGCTGGTCCGGCTGGGGCGTGTCGACGAGGCGCGCCGGGAGTTCGAGCGGGCCGCCGCGCTGGCCATGAACCGGCGCGAGCGCGAGCTGATGCGCAAGCGCGCCCAGGCCTGCGGGGAGAGTACGTCGTCCGGGTGA